A stretch of the Capsicum annuum cultivar UCD-10X-F1 chromosome 10, UCD10Xv1.1, whole genome shotgun sequence genome encodes the following:
- the LOC107845805 gene encoding transcription factor bHLH123 isoform X2, which produces MADEFQLGGGDWRENNTSTSSRSRFDSGSSGMPIASTSTTTTNYSSNWPTEADHDHVDIKPRTFLDSVSVSRSSRSHDDGGGGGGGGSEDVLSSHDPNFQIMSLGLTSHQPHEWNHQSLLNYEDSSSQMSIRGFSLDQNNSIFSHSSNYEVADNHQVLHSSTMNSWSKFPQFFQTSPPSEQSLLLAPAPRRPHSQLHFSNNTPFWNASAAAMNDVQSSLFSSNLHNPQLPNDTTTVDEKAKNIGEVKDINKIISKKINNAETSNKRSRNETPSPSPVFKVRKEKMGDRITALQQLVSPFGKIQHLYYQKQLSTLSSYMIKLVR; this is translated from the exons ATGGCGGACGAATTTCAACTAGGTGGAGGAGATTGGCGGGAAAATAATACATCCACGTCATCAAGAAGTAGGTTTGATAGTGGTTCATCTGGTATGCCCATAGCTTCCACGTCGACCACTACTACTAACTATAGTAGTAACTGGCCGACAGAAGCTGATCATGATCATGTGGACATCAAACCTAGGACTTTCTTGGATTCCGTGTCGGTGTCTCGATCTTCGAGGAGTCATGATGACGGTGGTGGTGGAGGAGGAGGTGGAAGCGAAGACGTTTTGTCTTCACATGATCCTAACTTCCAAATTATGAGTTTAGGTCTTACTTCTCATCAACCACATGAATGGAACCACCAATCTTTATT gaATTATGAAGATTCATCATCACAAATGAGTATTAGGGGTTTTTCATTAGATCAGAATAATTCAATATTTAGCCATTCATCAAATTATGAAGTAGCTGATAATCATCAAGTGTTGCATTCGTCTACGATGAATTCTTGGTCTAAATTTCCTCAATTTTTTCAAACATCGCCACCATCAGAACAATCACTGTTGCTGGCACCGGCGCCGCGACGGCCTCACAGCCAGCTGCATTTCTCAAATAATACTCCTTTTTGGAATGCAAGTGCAGCTGCCATGAATGATGTTCAATCAAGTCTATTTTCTTCTAATTTGCATAATCCACAACTTCCCAATGACACCACAACAGTTGATGAGAAAGCAAAG AATATTGGAGAGGttaaagatataaataaaattatatcaaagaAAATCAACAATGCTGAAACTTCAAATAAAAGATCAAGGAATGAAACTCCATCTCCATCGCCAGTGTTTAAG GTGAGAAAAGAGAAAATGGGAGACAGAATCACTGCACTTCAACAATTAGTTTCACCTTTTGGAAAG